Proteins co-encoded in one Variovorax terrae genomic window:
- a CDS encoding phosphoribosylaminoimidazolesuccinocarboxamide synthase, with translation MTSALHTSALTSLPLLARGKVRDNYAVGDDRILMVASDRISAFDVIMGEPIPGKGELLTQMALFWFGKLGHLCPNHLTGEAPESVVTPAEVPQVQGRSMLVKRLTPIPVEAVVRGYLAGSGWKEYQDSRSVCGVPLPEGLKNASKLPAPIFTPAAKAAVGEHDENITYERVVEMIGAKLAAQIRDISIAIYQAASEIALAKGIIIADTKFEFGLAPDGTLVLMDEVLTPDSSRYWPAESYQEGINPPSYDKQFLRDWLEQARTNGKPWDKTPPAPKLPQSVIDSTAAKYREALTRLTA, from the coding sequence ATGACCTCCGCCCTGCACACCTCCGCCCTGACCTCCCTGCCCCTGCTCGCGCGCGGCAAGGTGCGCGACAACTACGCCGTGGGCGACGACCGCATCCTGATGGTGGCCAGCGACCGCATCAGCGCGTTCGACGTGATCATGGGCGAGCCGATTCCGGGCAAGGGCGAGCTGCTCACGCAGATGGCGCTGTTCTGGTTCGGCAAGCTGGGGCACCTGTGCCCCAACCACCTGACCGGCGAGGCCCCCGAGAGCGTGGTGACGCCGGCCGAGGTGCCCCAGGTGCAGGGGCGCTCGATGCTGGTCAAGCGGCTCACGCCGATCCCGGTGGAGGCGGTGGTGCGCGGCTACCTGGCCGGTAGCGGCTGGAAGGAATACCAGGACAGCCGCTCGGTCTGCGGCGTGCCGCTGCCCGAGGGCCTGAAGAACGCCAGCAAGCTGCCGGCGCCGATCTTCACGCCGGCGGCCAAGGCGGCCGTGGGCGAGCACGACGAGAACATCACCTACGAGCGCGTGGTGGAGATGATCGGCGCCAAACTCGCGGCGCAGATCCGCGACATCAGCATCGCGATCTACCAGGCGGCCAGCGAGATCGCGCTGGCCAAGGGCATCATCATCGCCGACACCAAGTTCGAGTTCGGCCTGGCCCCGGACGGCACGCTGGTGCTGATGGACGAGGTGCTCACGCCCGATTCCTCGCGCTACTGGCCGGCCGAGAGCTACCAGGAGGGCATCAACCCGCCGAGCTACGACAAGCAGTTCCTGCGCGACTGGCTGGAGCAGGCCAGGACCAATGGCAAGCCCTGGGACAAGACGCCGCCGGCGCCCAAGCTGCCGCAGTCGGTGATCGACAGCACCGCGGCCAAGTACCGCGAGGCGCTGACGCGGCTGACGGCCTGA